A genomic window from Luteolibacter sp. LG18 includes:
- a CDS encoding sulfatase, with protein MVKSPILIRVLLVLVACVAPLSAAGKPNIVLFVTDDQSPIAGCYGSPVIQTPHLDALAKDGTLFTNAYATTASCSASRSVILTGTHNHANGQYGHVHDYHHFETYANCAAISLPLQLKLLGYRTAHIGKNHVAPDAVYHYDRELKTTGAHDSPNWVKNCEPLFNEKADQPFYLAFWTHDPHRSGEEQESVPGDLKPNAFGNPQVGKQYPGIEEVVYDPAKVVVPSWLPDTPECRAEIAQYYQSVARTDKALGALVMALKQAGQYDNTIILFTADHGMAFPGAKTTVYEAGLRVPFVIHLPGAKPGVVNDAMISHLDLTPTLVDAAGGLDRATNGPKQLAPVEKVGTGENPGKKFTRYQGRSWLGLVGQEHGEGWDEISASHTFHEIQMYYPMRAIRDRHYKLIWNIASPLPFPFASDLWAASTWQGAWRQGPQALYGNRTVDSYIHRPPFELYDMEQDPAETKNLATDPAHKDLLEAMKQRLKDMQKRTDDPWRLKWEYE; from the coding sequence ATGGTGAAGTCCCCGATCCTGATCCGCGTCCTGCTCGTGCTGGTGGCGTGCGTGGCCCCGCTTTCCGCCGCCGGGAAGCCGAACATCGTGCTGTTCGTGACCGATGACCAGAGCCCGATTGCGGGCTGCTACGGTTCACCGGTGATCCAGACGCCGCATCTCGATGCGCTGGCGAAGGACGGCACCTTGTTCACGAACGCCTATGCCACCACGGCCTCGTGCTCGGCCAGCCGCTCGGTGATCCTCACCGGCACCCACAACCACGCGAACGGGCAATACGGCCACGTCCACGACTACCACCATTTCGAGACCTATGCGAATTGCGCGGCGATCAGCCTGCCGCTGCAATTGAAGCTGCTCGGCTACCGCACCGCGCACATCGGGAAGAACCACGTCGCGCCGGATGCGGTCTACCATTACGACCGCGAGTTGAAGACCACCGGCGCGCACGATTCGCCGAACTGGGTGAAGAACTGCGAGCCGCTGTTCAACGAGAAGGCGGACCAGCCGTTCTACCTCGCCTTCTGGACCCACGATCCACACCGCAGCGGCGAGGAGCAGGAATCCGTGCCGGGGGATCTGAAACCGAACGCCTTCGGCAATCCGCAGGTCGGGAAACAGTATCCGGGCATCGAAGAGGTGGTCTACGATCCGGCGAAGGTGGTGGTGCCCTCCTGGCTGCCGGACACGCCGGAGTGCCGCGCGGAGATCGCGCAGTACTACCAGAGTGTCGCCCGTACCGACAAGGCGCTGGGCGCGCTCGTTATGGCACTGAAGCAGGCGGGGCAGTATGACAACACGATCATCCTCTTCACCGCCGACCACGGCATGGCGTTCCCCGGCGCGAAGACCACGGTGTATGAAGCGGGCCTGCGCGTGCCCTTCGTGATCCATCTGCCCGGCGCGAAACCCGGCGTGGTGAACGACGCGATGATCTCGCACCTCGATCTCACGCCGACGCTGGTGGATGCGGCGGGTGGCCTGGACCGCGCGACGAACGGCCCGAAGCAGCTCGCGCCGGTGGAGAAGGTCGGCACCGGCGAGAACCCGGGGAAGAAGTTCACCCGTTACCAAGGGCGCTCGTGGCTCGGCCTCGTCGGGCAGGAGCACGGCGAGGGATGGGATGAAATCTCCGCCTCGCACACCTTCCATGAGATCCAGATGTATTACCCGATGCGCGCCATCCGGGACCGGCATTACAAGCTGATCTGGAACATCGCGTCACCGCTGCCGTTCCCCTTTGCCTCCGATCTGTGGGCGGCCTCCACCTGGCAGGGCGCGTGGCGGCAGGGCCCGCAGGCGCTGTATGGAAACCGCACCGTGGACTCCTACATCCACCGCCCGCCCTTCGAGCTCTACGACATGGAGCAGGACCCGGCGGAAACGAAGAACCTCGCCACGGACCCGGCGCACAAGGACCTGCTGGAAGCCATGAAGCAACGGCTGAAGGACATGCAGAAACGCACCGACGACCCGTGGCGGCTCAAGTGGGAGTATGAGTGA
- a CDS encoding HAD family hydrolase — MADLWLFDIDGTLVDTGGAGMRALQEAATLCFGGEGPPLDLAGSTDLGVVYGILEHFGLEPEDEAIDSFFRTYLERLEWNLAHGGYPGRVLPGVVALLERLHADESVHLGLLTGNIAGGAAAKMRHYGLDRFFPFGAYGCDHADRNLLGPVAAERAANHTGRSFTPDEIVVVGDTPKDIACAKALGAPCIAVATGKFTADELRAHGAERVVETLEEVQ, encoded by the coding sequence ATGGCTGACCTCTGGCTATTCGACATCGACGGCACCCTGGTGGACACCGGGGGTGCCGGGATGCGGGCCTTGCAAGAGGCGGCCACGCTTTGTTTCGGTGGCGAAGGGCCGCCGCTCGATCTGGCCGGTAGCACCGACCTCGGGGTGGTGTACGGCATTCTCGAGCACTTCGGCTTGGAGCCGGAGGATGAGGCGATCGATTCGTTTTTCCGCACCTATCTGGAGCGGTTGGAATGGAACCTGGCCCACGGCGGCTATCCCGGGCGCGTCTTGCCCGGCGTGGTGGCCCTGCTGGAGCGGCTGCATGCGGATGAGTCCGTGCACCTCGGGCTGCTGACCGGCAATATCGCCGGAGGCGCGGCCGCGAAGATGCGGCACTACGGGCTCGACCGGTTTTTCCCCTTCGGAGCCTACGGCTGCGACCATGCCGACCGGAACCTGTTGGGACCGGTGGCGGCGGAACGGGCCGCGAACCACACCGGGCGTTCGTTCACGCCGGACGAGATCGTGGTGGTGGGGGACACGCCGAAGGACATCGCTTGTGCCAAGGCGCTGGGGGCTCCGTGCATCGCGGTGGCGACCGGGAAGTTCACCGCCGACGAGCTGCGTGCCCACGGGGCGGAGCGGGTGGTGGAGACGCTGGAGGAGGTCCAGTAG
- a CDS encoding AraC family transcriptional regulator, with protein sequence MRGIREKILPPGGHSFRLIKWDRSLDEVESVIAPDRSIRIAGSGNRWHFHTEMELTLFLRGQGTKFVGDHIGPFADGDLVLLGERLPHYWHTKGPSEGISVQFHFPQDHPFWGFPENSPAERLFQLAGHGMSISGKTAQVISSLMQELAKNAGAAQLGILLIILARLSEAPARDLKRLSERGFNLPNESPYQDAMARAVRHLVANFREEIKLEDLLSLTRMTRPTFARQFKKHSGHSYSGFLNRLRVQAACRELENSERGILDISLACGFPHVSFFNRLFRREMKCNPTEYRLKSRSRKKGRK encoded by the coding sequence ATGCGTGGCATTCGTGAGAAAATCCTTCCACCGGGCGGACACTCGTTCCGCCTGATCAAATGGGATCGAAGCCTTGATGAGGTGGAATCGGTTATCGCACCGGATCGCTCCATCCGCATCGCAGGTTCTGGAAACCGCTGGCATTTCCATACGGAGATGGAGCTGACCCTGTTCCTCCGTGGCCAGGGAACGAAGTTTGTGGGTGATCACATCGGTCCGTTTGCGGACGGTGACTTGGTGCTGCTCGGGGAAAGACTGCCTCACTACTGGCATACCAAGGGGCCATCCGAAGGAATCTCGGTGCAGTTCCATTTTCCACAGGATCATCCGTTCTGGGGCTTCCCGGAGAACTCGCCTGCGGAGCGCCTTTTTCAGCTCGCCGGTCACGGTATGTCCATCTCCGGAAAAACCGCCCAGGTGATTTCATCCCTGATGCAGGAACTAGCCAAGAACGCAGGAGCGGCACAGCTCGGCATCCTCCTCATCATTCTCGCACGGCTGAGCGAAGCACCTGCCAGGGACCTGAAGCGGCTCTCGGAAAGAGGATTCAATCTTCCGAACGAGTCGCCTTACCAAGATGCGATGGCGAGAGCCGTGCGGCATCTGGTGGCGAATTTCCGCGAGGAAATCAAACTGGAGGATTTGTTGTCCCTGACACGAATGACCCGCCCGACTTTCGCCCGGCAGTTTAAAAAACACTCCGGGCATTCCTACAGCGGCTTCCTGAACCGGCTGCGGGTGCAGGCCGCCTGTCGCGAGTTGGAAAACAGCGAACGGGGCATTCTGGACATCTCCCTGGCGTGCGGTTTCCCGCACGTTTCGTTTTTCAACCGGTTGTTCCGCCGGGAGATGAAATGCAACCCGACCGAATATCGTTTGAAATCCCGCTCCAGGAAGAAGGGACGAAAATAG
- a CDS encoding M60 family metallopeptidase, translating to MAAPEVAPTLKQVPEWVAELEQATPTEAKKLAVPKDNAELREKWKRWVKDYAELPVELVRANPAAAAFPGVVKPGTKPVTDFRFSVDMNQPRWQFTGLYAAPGEIVTVALPAEATKRGLKVRIGCHTDNITKQEKWSRFPSISRATELKEPTTRIANPFGGLVYIEVPRDKDRGGIEMKTYGGYIWLDEKVDSARPPVVDARITGGVAAPSYRLGVTRPEQWSAQLAATGAPWGEMAGKRFIFSLPIDILRTVKDPEAVMRYWDKVLDDAWKFGGWRGERHVPERFVPDIMISAGYLHSGYPFMGHYVHAKEVVDLETLKTKGNWGFFHELGHNHEGQAYTFDGFVEVVVNLHTLYLMKSMANLDARQARPGWKPEEELKKVVGGSEDAFARLALYVPLIDAFGFEALTKTFQTYWAKDGLQGVGTGNQQKIDAFVERYSTTVGKNCADYFALVHLKCSEPVAKKLSSLPRFMPAGLEQAPAAK from the coding sequence ATGGCGGCTCCAGAGGTGGCTCCCACGCTCAAGCAGGTTCCCGAATGGGTGGCGGAGCTCGAGCAGGCGACTCCCACGGAAGCGAAGAAGCTGGCGGTTCCGAAGGACAATGCCGAGCTCCGCGAGAAGTGGAAACGCTGGGTGAAGGACTACGCCGAGCTGCCGGTGGAGCTGGTGCGGGCGAACCCCGCGGCCGCCGCGTTTCCCGGGGTGGTGAAGCCGGGCACGAAGCCGGTGACCGATTTCCGCTTCAGCGTGGACATGAACCAGCCGCGCTGGCAGTTCACCGGGCTGTATGCCGCGCCGGGCGAGATCGTCACCGTGGCGCTGCCCGCGGAGGCGACGAAGCGCGGGCTGAAGGTGCGCATCGGCTGCCATACGGACAACATCACGAAGCAGGAGAAGTGGTCGCGGTTTCCTTCGATCTCGCGCGCCACGGAATTGAAGGAGCCCACCACCCGCATCGCGAATCCCTTCGGCGGGCTCGTCTACATCGAGGTGCCGCGGGACAAGGATCGCGGCGGCATCGAGATGAAGACCTATGGCGGCTATATCTGGCTGGATGAAAAGGTCGACAGCGCCCGCCCGCCGGTGGTGGACGCGCGGATCACCGGGGGCGTGGCCGCTCCGAGTTATCGCCTTGGCGTCACCAGGCCGGAGCAATGGTCCGCCCAGCTCGCCGCCACCGGCGCGCCCTGGGGGGAGATGGCGGGGAAACGTTTCATCTTCTCCCTGCCGATCGACATTCTCCGCACGGTGAAGGACCCGGAGGCGGTGATGCGCTATTGGGACAAGGTGCTCGATGATGCGTGGAAATTCGGCGGCTGGCGGGGCGAGCGCCATGTGCCCGAGCGCTTCGTGCCGGACATCATGATCAGCGCGGGCTACCTCCACTCCGGCTACCCCTTCATGGGCCACTACGTCCACGCGAAGGAGGTGGTGGATCTGGAGACCCTGAAGACGAAGGGCAACTGGGGCTTTTTCCATGAGCTGGGCCACAACCACGAGGGTCAGGCCTACACCTTCGATGGCTTCGTGGAGGTGGTGGTGAACCTGCACACGCTTTACCTGATGAAGTCGATGGCGAACCTGGACGCCCGTCAGGCGCGGCCGGGCTGGAAGCCGGAGGAGGAGCTGAAGAAGGTCGTGGGAGGCAGCGAGGATGCCTTCGCGCGGCTGGCGCTCTACGTGCCGCTGATCGATGCCTTCGGCTTCGAGGCGCTGACGAAGACGTTCCAGACCTATTGGGCGAAGGATGGCCTGCAGGGCGTGGGCACGGGGAACCAGCAGAAGATCGATGCCTTCGTGGAGCGCTACTCGACCACCGTCGGGAAGAACTGCGCGGACTACTTCGCGCTGGTGCACCTGAAATGCTCGGAGCCGGTGGCGAAGAAGCTTTCGAGCCTGCCGCGGTTCATGCCGGCGGGGCTGGAGCAGGCACCGGCGGCGAAGTGA
- the pelA gene encoding pectate lyase, whose translation MVTRSVENSLPSFLRAVGLALALLAPAPVMAAGGGTAPYLKKPDAWFATAEAKQVAEVILSYQSDLGGWPKNTDTVDAPYSGDRKELHPTFDNGATTGELRFLARCFDATKDERYRAAFQRGLGYILKAQYPTGGWPQFYPPSTQYHRHITFNDDAMVRLLVFLREVAHTDAYKFVPEADRKAADKAFADGIACILKCQIRVNGKPTVWCAQHDEIDYSPRPARAFELASFSGSESVAITELLMSLEHPSPEVIAAVEGAVAWFESAKVTGIRLEKKPDAEGKKGVNLVVVPDPAAPPLWARFYDLKTGKPFFCDRDGVPKATIAEIGYERRNGYSWYGTWPQGMIEKSYPEWRKRNRLK comes from the coding sequence ATGGTCACCCGATCCGTGGAAAACTCCCTCCCGTCTTTCCTGCGCGCCGTGGGCCTCGCCTTGGCGCTCCTGGCACCCGCCCCCGTGATGGCGGCGGGCGGCGGCACCGCGCCGTATTTGAAGAAGCCGGACGCGTGGTTCGCCACGGCGGAGGCGAAGCAGGTGGCGGAGGTGATCCTGTCCTACCAGTCCGACCTCGGCGGTTGGCCGAAGAACACGGACACGGTGGATGCTCCCTACAGCGGCGATCGCAAGGAGCTGCACCCGACCTTCGACAATGGCGCGACCACCGGCGAACTGCGGTTCCTGGCGCGGTGTTTCGATGCAACGAAGGACGAGCGGTATCGGGCGGCCTTCCAGCGCGGGCTCGGCTACATCCTCAAGGCGCAGTATCCCACCGGCGGCTGGCCGCAGTTTTATCCCCCCAGCACGCAGTACCACCGTCACATCACCTTCAATGACGACGCGATGGTGCGGCTGCTGGTGTTCCTGCGCGAGGTGGCGCACACGGATGCTTACAAGTTCGTGCCCGAGGCGGACCGGAAAGCGGCGGACAAGGCGTTCGCGGACGGCATCGCGTGCATCCTGAAGTGCCAGATCCGGGTGAATGGCAAACCGACGGTGTGGTGCGCGCAGCACGATGAGATCGACTACAGCCCGCGTCCGGCTCGGGCCTTCGAGCTGGCCTCGTTCAGTGGCTCGGAGTCGGTGGCGATCACGGAGCTGCTGATGAGCCTGGAGCATCCCTCCCCGGAGGTCATCGCCGCGGTGGAGGGGGCCGTGGCGTGGTTCGAATCGGCGAAGGTCACCGGCATCCGCCTGGAGAAAAAGCCGGATGCGGAGGGCAAGAAGGGTGTGAACCTGGTGGTGGTGCCCGATCCCGCCGCGCCGCCGCTGTGGGCGCGTTTCTACGATTTGAAAACCGGCAAGCCGTTCTTCTGCGACCGCGACGGTGTGCCGAAGGCGACCATCGCGGAGATCGGTTACGAGCGTCGCAACGGCTACTCGTGGTACGGCACGTGGCCGCAGGGGATGATCGAAAAATCGTATCCGGAGTGGCGGAAGCGGAACCGCTTGAAGTGA
- a CDS encoding aldolase, whose protein sequence is MKSYRLNRLFNAKSGRCFDVAVDHGFFNQPGFLQGIEDMREVVKTLVDAGPDAIQLTVGQARHLQGLPGRQKPSLVLRTDVANVYGKELPASRFSLMIEETMLQAVRHDAACVCVNLFQIPGAPEVHAQCVENILRLKPQADYYGMPMMVEPLVFRPNHEAGGYQVDGDVVKIIHLVRQAVELGADVIKADPTEEVAAYHQVIEVASGIPVLVRGGGRVSDREILERTAGLLEQGASGIVYGRNVIQHPSPAGITRSLMAMVHDGAGVDAALALI, encoded by the coding sequence ATGAAATCCTATCGCCTCAACCGGCTTTTCAACGCGAAGTCCGGCAGATGTTTCGATGTGGCCGTGGATCACGGCTTCTTCAACCAACCCGGATTTCTCCAAGGCATCGAGGACATGCGGGAGGTTGTGAAGACCCTCGTGGATGCCGGACCGGATGCGATCCAACTCACTGTCGGGCAGGCCCGGCATCTCCAGGGCTTGCCGGGGCGGCAGAAACCCTCGTTGGTTTTGCGGACGGACGTCGCGAATGTCTACGGGAAGGAGCTTCCTGCGTCCCGCTTCAGCCTCATGATCGAGGAGACCATGCTCCAGGCGGTGCGCCATGATGCAGCATGCGTCTGTGTGAATCTTTTCCAGATTCCCGGGGCTCCCGAGGTCCATGCCCAGTGCGTGGAGAACATCCTGCGTCTCAAGCCCCAGGCCGATTACTACGGCATGCCGATGATGGTGGAGCCACTTGTTTTCAGACCGAATCACGAAGCCGGAGGCTACCAGGTGGATGGCGATGTGGTGAAGATCATCCACCTTGTGCGGCAGGCGGTCGAACTGGGGGCGGATGTCATCAAAGCAGACCCGACCGAAGAGGTGGCTGCCTACCATCAGGTGATCGAAGTGGCGTCCGGTATCCCGGTATTGGTGCGCGGCGGGGGACGCGTGAGTGATCGCGAGATCCTGGAGCGCACCGCGGGCCTGTTGGAGCAGGGCGCATCCGGTATTGTTTACGGGCGCAATGTGATCCAGCACCCGAGCCCGGCCGGGATCACCCGCTCGCTGATGGCGATGGTTCATGACGGTGCCGGAGTGGATGCGGCATTGGCTCTCATTTGA
- a CDS encoding (Fe-S)-binding protein → MCLPTCPTYDATRRERNSPRGRISLMRSIADGELEMGEEFAAEMSYCLGCLACQSACPAGVDYARLFETARADIEQQGIRDTPSRIFWRTLVLRVLFMRPRLLRWMGRALHLYQKTGLDRLVRRLGLTRLLPADLRRLEPQTPRIESKFSSDLIAAAEEPATHARCRVALLTGCIQDLAFSSINRDTADVLLANGCSVHTQEWQPCCGSLHAHNGELGMAASLARRMIDLIPPGDYDAIITNAGGCGSHLRHYSTLLAGDHRYADRAKEWDRKVKDIHEWLVDIHPRIPTASPFETETSVTYHDSCHLAHGQKVVSQPRAILKLIPGLRYIELPEASWCCGSAGVYSITQPEQSARLQERKIGHIAGTGALIVATSNPGCHLHIVSGLRAAGINVAVEQPVTLLARAYRREKKPSGSIESTYPS, encoded by the coding sequence ATGTGTCTGCCCACATGCCCCACCTATGATGCCACCCGGCGCGAGCGGAACAGCCCCCGTGGTCGGATCTCCCTCATGCGGAGTATTGCGGATGGGGAGCTGGAAATGGGCGAGGAGTTTGCCGCGGAAATGAGCTACTGCCTTGGCTGCCTCGCATGTCAAAGCGCCTGCCCTGCTGGAGTGGACTATGCCCGCCTCTTTGAAACGGCACGGGCCGACATCGAGCAACAGGGCATCCGGGATACCCCGTCACGGATCTTCTGGCGCACGCTGGTGCTGCGCGTGTTGTTCATGCGGCCGCGGCTTTTGAGATGGATGGGCCGTGCCCTGCATCTTTATCAGAAGACCGGCTTGGATCGTCTGGTGCGCCGTCTCGGGCTGACCCGACTGCTCCCTGCGGATCTGCGGCGGCTGGAACCCCAGACGCCACGGATCGAATCGAAGTTCTCCAGCGATCTGATCGCTGCGGCGGAGGAGCCAGCCACGCACGCAAGGTGCCGCGTGGCGCTCCTGACCGGATGCATCCAGGATCTCGCATTCAGTTCGATCAACCGGGATACAGCGGATGTTCTGCTGGCCAATGGCTGTTCCGTGCACACGCAGGAGTGGCAGCCATGCTGCGGTTCCCTGCACGCGCACAATGGCGAACTCGGAATGGCGGCTTCACTCGCCCGCCGGATGATCGATCTGATTCCGCCCGGAGACTATGATGCCATCATCACCAATGCCGGTGGCTGTGGCTCCCACCTTCGCCACTATTCCACCCTCCTTGCGGGGGACCACCGGTATGCAGATCGTGCGAAAGAGTGGGACCGGAAGGTGAAGGACATCCACGAGTGGCTGGTGGACATTCATCCACGGATACCCACGGCATCACCCTTCGAAACCGAGACCTCGGTTACCTACCACGATTCCTGCCACCTTGCCCACGGCCAGAAGGTGGTCAGCCAGCCGAGAGCGATTCTGAAGCTCATTCCCGGTTTGCGTTACATCGAGCTTCCGGAGGCTTCGTGGTGCTGTGGCAGTGCGGGTGTCTACAGCATCACGCAACCTGAGCAATCGGCACGGCTGCAGGAACGGAAGATCGGCCATATCGCGGGCACCGGTGCCTTGATCGTGGCCACCTCCAATCCCGGCTGCCACCTGCACATCGTCTCCGGCCTGCGGGCTGCGGGAATCAATGTCGCCGTGGAGCAGCCCGTCACGCTGCTCGCCCGTGCCTACCGGCGGGAGAAAAAGCCATCCGGCAGCATCGAATCCACCTATCCCTCATGA
- a CDS encoding FAD-linked oxidase C-terminal domain-containing protein — translation MPLKESIFSELRACLGGEHVLTKPEDTLPYGFDGTAALKQSPGAVVFPADTLQVAECVRIATRHGVPVVSRGSGTGLSGGSVPVTECLVLCLIRMDQVLQVDPANLTLRVQPGVTTLKVDETAALHGLFYPPDPGSMKISTIGGNVAENSGGLRGLKYGVTRDYVMGLEVVLPDGSIARLGNACVKDVAGYSLKDVFIGSEGTLGVITEILLKLLPRPRARKTMLAVFDRMEDAAETVSAIIAEKIIPCTLEFLDQMTVRCVEDFARIGLPVDCGALLLMETDGHPVVVEEEAVRMGDIASRHGAREIRTAADAAEAQQLATARRSAFSALARMRPTTILEDVTVPRSSLAEMVGYIAGIAAKHRLMVGTFGHMGDGNLHPTFLTDERDAEEMERVHQALDEIVEKTLALGGTITGEHGVGLAKKPWLRRQMGDASYELMKTFKRALDPAGIMNPGKIFD, via the coding sequence ATGCCATTGAAAGAATCCATTTTCAGCGAACTGCGTGCCTGCCTCGGCGGGGAACATGTCCTGACCAAACCGGAGGACACCCTGCCGTATGGGTTCGACGGCACCGCAGCTTTGAAGCAATCGCCCGGGGCGGTGGTGTTTCCAGCGGACACGCTCCAGGTGGCGGAGTGCGTTCGCATTGCCACGAGGCACGGTGTTCCGGTGGTTTCCCGTGGATCGGGCACGGGTCTGAGTGGTGGAAGCGTACCGGTCACGGAATGTCTGGTGCTCTGCCTGATCCGCATGGACCAGGTGCTTCAGGTCGACCCGGCGAACCTCACGCTGCGGGTGCAGCCGGGAGTCACGACTCTGAAAGTGGATGAAACGGCGGCCCTCCATGGGCTCTTCTATCCGCCGGACCCGGGTTCCATGAAGATCAGCACGATCGGTGGCAATGTGGCTGAGAATTCCGGTGGCCTCCGTGGTCTCAAATATGGCGTGACCCGCGATTACGTCATGGGTCTGGAGGTGGTGCTGCCGGACGGAAGCATCGCCCGGCTGGGCAATGCCTGCGTGAAGGATGTGGCGGGCTATTCGCTGAAGGATGTGTTCATCGGGTCGGAAGGCACGCTCGGTGTGATCACCGAAATCCTGCTGAAGCTTCTGCCACGTCCCAGGGCGCGGAAGACCATGCTCGCCGTCTTTGATCGGATGGAGGATGCGGCGGAAACCGTTTCCGCCATCATTGCGGAGAAGATCATTCCCTGCACGCTTGAGTTTCTGGACCAGATGACCGTGCGCTGCGTGGAGGACTTCGCGCGCATCGGTCTGCCTGTCGACTGTGGTGCCTTGTTGCTCATGGAGACGGACGGGCATCCCGTGGTGGTGGAGGAAGAGGCGGTCCGCATGGGGGATATTGCGAGCCGCCATGGAGCACGGGAAATCCGCACGGCAGCAGACGCCGCGGAAGCCCAGCAACTGGCGACCGCGCGTCGCAGCGCGTTCTCGGCGCTCGCCAGGATGCGGCCCACCACCATCTTGGAAGACGTCACGGTGCCGCGTTCTTCGCTCGCGGAGATGGTCGGATACATCGCCGGAATCGCCGCGAAACACCGGTTGATGGTCGGCACTTTCGGCCACATGGGGGACGGCAATCTCCATCCGACCTTCCTGACCGACGAGCGTGATGCGGAAGAGATGGAGCGGGTGCATCAAGCCCTGGACGAGATTGTGGAAAAGACCTTGGCGCTTGGCGGCACCATCACCGGAGAACACGGGGTGGGCCTCGCCAAGAAGCCATGGCTGAGGCGGCAGATGGGAGATGCCAGCTACGAGCTGATGAAGACGTTCAAGCGCGCCCTCGATCCAGCGGGCATCATGAACCCCGGGAAGATCTTCGATTGA
- a CDS encoding TIM barrel protein produces MNSNYRFSFGPWNISEGADPFGPEVRPAFPHEEKFALYRPLGFEGVQFHDDDVVPDIDNRTPDQIGRKCAEVKAMLGNQGLVPEFVAPRLWFTPETVDGGYTSNTEAHRRYAFDRTMRTIDIAREIGSKAVVLWLSREGTYIRESKNPRVAYERILATLNAMLEYDKEIEIWIEPKPNEPTDHAYVPTIGHAVALAYASTDPRRVKGLIESAHALLAGLDPGDEMAFALAHDKLGSVHLNDQNGLKYDQDKNFGAANLRAAFNQVRVLEEAGYGNKGEFIGLDVKAMRTQAGNCVTEHLTNSRAIFLHLVDKVRTWDRELERQFVEARDYEALEFAVMKHLMGVK; encoded by the coding sequence ATGAACAGCAACTACCGGTTTTCTTTCGGGCCTTGGAATATCAGTGAAGGGGCCGATCCCTTCGGACCCGAAGTCCGCCCGGCATTTCCCCACGAGGAGAAATTCGCCCTCTACCGGCCTCTTGGGTTCGAGGGAGTCCAATTTCACGACGATGATGTGGTGCCGGACATTGACAACCGGACTCCGGATCAGATCGGCCGCAAGTGCGCCGAGGTGAAGGCCATGCTCGGCAACCAAGGGCTGGTGCCGGAGTTCGTGGCTCCGCGCCTCTGGTTCACGCCTGAAACGGTGGATGGCGGCTACACCTCCAACACTGAAGCGCACCGCCGCTATGCCTTCGATCGCACGATGCGCACGATTGATATCGCGCGTGAGATCGGATCGAAGGCTGTTGTCCTCTGGCTGTCCCGTGAGGGCACTTATATACGCGAAAGCAAGAATCCCCGTGTGGCCTATGAACGCATTCTCGCGACGCTCAATGCGATGCTGGAATACGACAAGGAGATCGAGATCTGGATCGAGCCAAAGCCGAACGAGCCCACCGACCATGCCTATGTCCCGACCATCGGCCATGCGGTGGCCCTTGCCTATGCGTCCACGGACCCGAGGCGCGTCAAGGGATTGATCGAGTCCGCTCACGCACTTCTCGCCGGACTCGACCCCGGGGACGAGATGGCGTTCGCCCTCGCTCATGACAAGCTGGGAAGCGTCCATCTCAATGACCAGAACGGCCTGAAGTATGACCAGGACAAGAACTTCGGCGCGGCCAACCTGCGGGCGGCTTTCAACCAGGTCCGGGTGCTTGAAGAAGCGGGCTATGGAAACAAGGGCGAGTTCATCGGTCTCGATGTGAAAGCGATGCGCACCCAGGCGGGGAATTGTGTCACCGAGCATCTCACCAACAGCCGCGCGATCTTCCTCCATCTGGTGGACAAGGTCCGCACTTGGGACCGTGAACTGGAGAGGCAGTTCGTGGAGGCCCGCGATTACGAGGCACTCGAATTCGCGGTGATGAAGCACCTCATGGGAGTGAAATGA